The genomic region TTCTCGAGACGCTGTTCGGCGACGCCGGCTTCACCGACGACAAGTTCTTGCTCCGGGGCAGCCTCGCGCCGCGCACCTACGTGCTCCAGTACAACGAGACCGACTACGCCTTCGCCTGCCGGCTGATGGCCGAGGAGGGCCTCGTGTGGTGGGTGGCCTCGACCGCCGAGACGCATACGCCGATCATCACCAACCACAATGACGGTCTGAGGGCCTCGGGCGCCCAGCCCTTGAAGCTGCCGCCGCGCGAGGCGTCGCAGGTGCGCAACAGCTTCGACAGCCTTCGAGAGACCCACGTCTGGAAGCCCGGCAAGGTTGCGGTCAGCGACTCAGAGTTCCGAGCGATCTCGACCGATCTGACGACAGAGAAATCCTCGCTGCTCGGCCTGCCGCTCGCCGACAAGTTCGAGATCTTCGTCTGGCCCGGGCGCTTCCCCACAAAGGGAAAGGGCGACAGCCCGGCGGCCCGCAGCGACGGCGAGCCGCTCGCGACACACCTCGTCGAGGCGCTCGAGTCGGAAGCGACACGGCTCGAATCGCGACGGATTCCCACGCGCCGATGCTCGGCGTGCCGATCGAGATCCTCGACAACGCCCAAGCCTCAAGCGGAACGCCCTACCTGATCGAGCGGCTGAGCCGAACGATGGCGGATGAGATCCATCTCAATGCGCGCGCCATTCCCGTCTGTCGCACCACGGTGAGCGCCTTCCCGGCCGGCACGACCTATCGGATGCGGCCCGTTCCCGAACGGCCGAAGCTCCCGAACCTGATGCTCGGCAGGGTCGTCGGGCCGAAGGGAGAGGAGATCCATGTCGACGAGTATGGCAGGGTGAAGGTCCAGTTCCTGTGGGACCGTCTCGGCGAAGGCGACGAAAACGCCTCGTGCTGGATGCGGCTCTCCCAGGCCTGGGCCGGCAGCGGCTTCGGGATCATGGCGCTGCCGCGGATCGGCATGGAGGTGATCGTCGGCTTCCTAGACGACGACCCCGATCACCCGGTGGTGCTCGGCTGCCTGCACAACAACGAGAACAAGGTGCCCGTCGCGCTTCCCGAGAACAAGACGCAGACGGGGATCGTGACCAGGTCCTCGACGGGCGGGGGAAGCTCCGACTACAACGCGCTTCTGTTCGAGCACAAGGCAGGGTCGGAGAAGGTAACGTTCCAGGCACAGAAGGACTACGAGCGCCTTGTCAAGAACAACGAGAAGGTGACGATCAAGGCGAATCGCACGCTGCTGATCGAAGGCAAACAGAAATATGATGTCAAAGGCGACTATGACCTGACGGTGCAGCAGGGCAACCACAAGGTCGAGATCAGCAAGGGCAAGTTCGACACCAAGGTCGGCATGGGGAACATGTCGGTCAAGGTGTCGATGGGCAACCTCTCGACGAAGGTCAACCTCGGCAAGATCGACAGCGAGGCGATGCAGTCGATCGAGTTCAAGGTGGGCACCAGCTCGGTCAAGATCGACCAGATGGGCGTAACCATCAAGGGCATGATGATCAAGATCGAAGGCACCGTCATGCTCGAGGCCAAGGGCCTGATGACGAAGGTGAGCGGCGACGGGATGATGATGCTGAAGGGCGGCATCATCATGATCAATTGAGGCGTGCATGACGCCGGAGCGGCCGCCCGTGAAGCTCGCCTCCGCTGCTCCGCGGACGGTTCTGGAGCGTGCCGATCTCGCGCCGGAGGCGGCGGCTCTGGCAGGCGGCGCCTCGGATTCGGCGGCGGCGCTGCGGCGGCTGATCGAGGCCGGCATGCTGGCCGATGCCGCGCGCTTCCTCGCCCACGCCCTGCCGAAGCGCGAGGCGGTGTGGTGGGCCTGCATGTGCGCACGAGCGACCGCCCCTGAGCCGCCACCGCCCGATGCCGAGGCATTGGCCGCCGCCGAGGCGTGGGTGCGTAAGCCTGACGAGGAGCATCGTCGCGCCGCCATGGCGAAGGCCGAAGGCGCGGGCTTCCGCAGCCCCGAGGCCTGGGCCGCGGTCGCCGCCTTCTGGTCGGGCGGCAGCATGGCCCCGGCCGGCCAGCCGGTCGTTCCGCCAGCAGAGCATCTTACTGGTGTCGCGGTCGCCGGTGCGGTCTCGCTCGCTGCCGTCCGGCGCGAGCCGGAGAAGGCGGAGGCGACGCTGCGGCGCTTCCTCGACAGCGGGCTCGACATCGCCGCCGGCGGTGCGGGCCGGATCGCCCCAGCCTGAGGAGGCAGCCCCATGTTCCCCGCCGCGCGCATCACCGATATGCATCTCTGCCCGATGTCCTCCGGGCCGGTGCCGCATGTCGGTGGGCCGATCCTGCCGCCCGGAGCGCCGACGATTCTGATCATGGCCCTGCCGGCGGCGCGCGTGACCGATCTCTGCGCCTGTGTAGGGCGGCCGGACGTGATCGTGCGCGAGTCGGCCACGGTGATGATCATGAACCTCCCTGCCGCGCGGGTGCTCGATAATTGTGCGCATGGCGGAATGATCGTCATCCCCGGGGCGCCGACGGTCCTGATCGGCGGGTGAGGCGGTGACGGACCTCGTTCTCTCCATCGTCCGCTGCCTCGACGCCGCCGTGCCGGCCACACGGCGCGTGACGGGGGGCAAGCCCTCGATCGGCCGCGGTGAGGATAATGACTGGGTTCTCGTCGATCCGAACCGGCATCTCTCCAAGCGTCACTGCACCATCGCCTTCCGCTCGGGCCGCTGGATCGTGACCGACCTTTCCACCAACGGCACGTTCCTTGACCGCGCCCGAGAGCCGATCGGCCGCGGCGCCTCCGCGCCGCTGCGCGACGGCAGCCGGCTCACCCTCGGCGAGTACGAGATCGAGGTGCGGCTCGAGGAGCGCGAGGCCAGCGCCCCTGGCCTCGGTGCCGCGAACCCGTTCGACGACGATCCCTTCGCTCTCCCGAAGCCCGCACCGGCGCCGTTCGAGAACGATCCGTTCGGGCGTGACCCGTTCGCGGACGAACCACTGGCACGGCCGGTCGCGACCGACCCCTTCGCCGGTCTTGGCGGCGGCCCCGCTCCGGCCGCCCCCGTGATCCCGGCGGATTTCGACCCGCTCTCCGACATCGAGCGCGGCGACCGGCTCTCCGACCGCTCCTGAACGGCGGGAGGAAGCCGGCCGGATCATCTCCCTGCCGTCTCGGATGCCTTCGCTCCGCCGCCCGTGGTGCGGAACACGATCCCGGACGACAGGGATCTCGACCTGCCCGGGCCGTCGAGCCCGGCGCCCGAGGCGCCGCCGCCACCCGTGCCAGAACAGCGCGATCCTTTCACTGCACCGGCGGCAGGCGCTCCGCCGAGGCCGGCGGCGGCTCCGGAGGCCGTTCCGCCCTCGAGCATGATGACCGGGCACGGCCTTGCCGCCACCGTTGCGCCGCCGCGTGCGCCGACCGCGCCCTCGCCGCCCGGGGGCCAGGCCGGAACGGGTTCGGCCGGCGAGGGCGAGCGGCTGCTGGCGACGGGCCCCGGCGCAGCGGGCGTGACGGGCGGGGGCGTGGCGAGGGCGACGGGGGGCGGCGGGCTCGGCGTCGTCGCGGCCGGAAGCGTTGCCTGGGCCGTTGCCTGCGGCGCCGCCGGCTCAGGCGTGGGAGCGTCGGTGCCGCGCCCAAACAGGAGGAAGGCGGCAACGCCCGCCGCGACCACGGCGCCCGCGCCCCCCGCCACAAGGCCGAAGGGAAGCCCCTTCTTCGTGACGGGCGGCTGCGTCCCAGACCGGACGGGGACCGAAACGGCGGGGCGGTCGGACGGCGCGCTGGCAACGACGGTCACTTCGGTGTCAGCCCCGCCGAGCAGGCCAAGCAGCGGGTCGGAGGCCTCCGCCTCGTGCATCGCTTCGGCAATCGCCTCGCGGAACGCTGCCGCGGTCTGGAATCGTTCGGCGGGACGCTTCGCCATCGCCTTTCGCACCACCGCGTCGAAAACGGGCGGAACCGAGCCCGCGATCTCGGACGGCCGCGGCGGCTCGACATTCAGCACCTTGTGCATGATCGCGGTGAGGTTGCCCTCGAAGGGCTTGTCGCCGGTGAGCGACTGATAGAGCACGACGCCGGCGGAATAGAGGTCGGTGCGCGCGTCCGCCGGCTCGCCGCGGAACTGCTCGGGCGACATGAGGCGGGCGTTCCGAGCACCGTTCCCGCCTACGTCATCGTCGAACTCTCGATCCGGGCGATGCCGAAATCGGCGACCTTCACCTGCCCGCTCCCGGTGAGCATCATGTTGGCAGGCTTGATGTCGCGGTAAACCACGCCCTTCTCGTGCGCATGCCCAAGCGCGGCGAGGAGCTCGTCCATCACCCGAGCGACCTGCGGCAGCGGCAGCCGCTCGCCGGCATCGAGGCGTGTCTCCAACGATCCGCCGTCGACATGCTCCATCACGATGTAGGCGAGATCGCCCTCTTCGCCGTAGTCGTAGACCGCGACGATGTTCGGGTGCGAGAGCCTGCCCGCGGCCTGGGCCTCGCGCTTGAACCGGGCGATCTCCTCCTGCGCCTCGGCATCGTGCGCGTCGAGCGTGACGGTCTTGATCGCGACGATCCGGTCGATCACCGGGTCGCGCGCGCCACACCGTGCCCGCCGCACCCTTGCCGATGGCCGTGATGATCTCGTACTTGCCGAGACGTTCGAGGTTCATGCGCAAGCCCGTCTCCGTCGCCTCCTTGGTCCTAGACCGGTGCGGGGGCGACGCGGAAGAATGACGGGCGGCGCTCGCGGCCGGAGCTGCCTCAGAGGCTCGTCGTGCCGAGCGCCTCATGTCTACAGCGGCTGAAGGACTCCACTCGGCTCCACGCGCGAGGCGGCGAAGACAGCCGCGCGCGCCCTTCCGAAGGGGAGGGATGGGAGACATGGGGAGAAACGGATGAGAAGGTGATTCCTCGCGGCTGCGGCCGCGGTCGCGATGGCTCTTGCCGTGCCCGGGGCGGCCTCGGCGCAGCAGGAACCTATTCAGATCGGCATCCTCGTCGCCCTCGAGGGCGCGTTCGCGGAAGGCGGCAGGGACGGCATTCGCGGCATCGAGCTCGCGCTGCGGACCGTCAACAACACGATCGCGGGCCGGCGGATCGAGACCATCATCGCGCCGACTGACACCCGCCCCGACACCGCCGTGCGCCAGGCACGCAAGCTGATCGAGCAGGACCGGGTCGACTTCGTGATCGGCCCGCTCTCCGGCTCCGAGGGGATCGCGATCCGCGACTACGCCAAGACGGTTCCCGACAGGACCTTCATCAACGGCGCCTCCGGCGCGCTTGAGGCGACCTGGGTCGATCCGGCGCCGAACTTCTTCCGGTTCCACACGCACGGGCCGCAGTGGGGCGCGGGCTTGGGCGAATACGTGGTCCGCACCAAGGGCTGGCGCCGGATCTCCACCGTCGCGGCCGACTACTCGTTCGGCCACACCAACTTCATGGGCTTTGCGATCGACGTCTGCCGCAACGGCGGCGACATCGTGCGCCGCTTCTGGGTGCCGCTCGGCTCGGCCGATTTCGCTGCCGTGATCGCGCAGCTCCCCGACGACGTCGACGCCATCTATCTCGGCCTCGGCGGCACGGATGCGATCAACTTCCTCAACCAGTACGCTCAGGCCGGGTCGAAGATGAACTTCATCGGCGGCACGATCATGGCAGACCAGACCGTTCTGACCTCGCGCGGGCGCGCGCGCGAGGCGCTGATCGGCACGCCGACCTCCGGGATGAAGTCGGACGAGAACCCCGATCCGGCGTGGCAGGAGTTCGTGCAGCGCTACCGCGCCGCCTATCCGGAGGGGCAGCGCTTCCCCTCGCCGACGATCTTCGCGACCGGCTACTACCTCAGCACGCTCGCGGCGGTCGAGGCGCTGAAGAAGGGCAATGGCGATCTCTCAGGCGGGCAGAGGGCGTTCCAGCAGGCGCTTGCGACGCTCGAGCTTGACACGCCGCTCGGCAAGATCAAGCTCGACGAGACGCGCCAGGCGATGGGGCCGGTGTTCGTCAACGAGGTGACAGCGCGGCCTGACGGCACACTCGACAACCGGATGGTCAAGGGCGTGGACAACGTGTCGCAGACGCTCGGGCTGCCGGTGGAGGAGTTCCGGGCGCTCGGCCTACCCTCGCGCGACACGCCCGACTGCGCACGGCTGAGGACGCGCCGCTGACCCACGGCGGGCGCGCGGCGAGCGGGCAAGGCACATGATCTTGTCCGCCGCCGCGCGAACTCGCAACCCGAGAGCAGCGACGGGAACGGCGGAGGCAGGGTGACAAAGCTGTTCGTTCGACCGCGGCTGCCTGCCGCCGCGCCGAGGCTCGTGTGACCGCTCTCGCGCGCGCCAACCCGGTGGTCGTGCTCGTCGTCGCGATCCTCCTGGCGTTCGTGCTCTGGCTCATCTTCGCACCCTGGCCGCCGGGCGTGACGGCCGTGATGGGCCCGAAACGGGTGTTCCTGAGCGCGCTGCTCTCGGGCATCACGCTCGGCGCCCTCTACTTCCTGGTCGCAAGCGGCTTCACGCTGATCTTCGGGCTGATGCGCAACGTCAATCTCGCGCACGGCTCGCTCTATCTGCTCGGCGGCTATCTCGGCTTCGAGATCGCCGACAGGACGGGGGCGTGGCTGCTCGCCTTCCCGGTCGTGGTCGTGCTCGTTGCGCTGCTCGGCGTGGTGCTGCAGCATCTCGTGTTCCGCCGGATGGAGGGCGAGGAGCTGCGGCAGACGCTAGTCACGATCGGCCTCTCGATCGTGATCGCCGACATCCTGCTGTGGATCTGG from Elioraea tepida harbors:
- a CDS encoding DUF6931 family protein; amino-acid sequence: MTPERPPVKLASAAPRTVLERADLAPEAAALAGGASDSAAALRRLIEAGMLADAARFLAHALPKREAVWWACMCARATAPEPPPPDAEALAAAEAWVRKPDEEHRRAAMAKAEGAGFRSPEAWAAVAAFWSGGSMAPAGQPVVPPAEHLTGVAVAGAVSLAAVRREPEKAEATLRRFLDSGLDIAAGGAGRIAPA
- a CDS encoding serine/threonine-protein kinase translates to MRRARCGARDPVIDRIVAIKTVTLDAHDAEAQEEIARFKREAQAAGRLSHPNIVAVYDYGEEGDLAYIVMEHVDGGSLETRLDAGERLPLPQVARVMDELLAALGHAHEKGVVYRDIKPANMMLTGSGQVKVADFGIARIESSTMT
- a CDS encoding serine/threonine protein kinase, translated to MSPEQFRGEPADARTDLYSAGVVLYQSLTGDKPFEGNLTAIMHKVLNVEPPRPSEIAGSVPPVFDAVVRKAMAKRPAERFQTAAAFREAIAEAMHEAEASDPLLGLLGGADTEVTVVASAPSDRPAVSVPVRSGTQPPVTKKGLPFGLVAGGAGAVVAAGVAAFLLFGRGTDAPTPEPAAPQATAQATLPAATTPSPPPPVALATPPPVTPAAPGPVASSRSPSPAEPVPAWPPGGEGAVGARGGATVAARPCPVIMLEGGTASGAAAGLGGAPAAGAVKGSRCSGTGGGGASGAGLDGPGRSRSLSSGIVFRTTGGGAKASETAGR
- a CDS encoding type VI secretion system-associated FHA domain protein — translated: MTDLVLSIVRCLDAAVPATRRVTGGKPSIGRGEDNDWVLVDPNRHLSKRHCTIAFRSGRWIVTDLSTNGTFLDRAREPIGRGASAPLRDGSRLTLGEYEIEVRLEEREASAPGLGAANPFDDDPFALPKPAPAPFENDPFGRDPFADEPLARPVATDPFAGLGGGPAPAAPVIPADFDPLSDIERGDRLSDRS
- a CDS encoding PAAR domain-containing protein, which produces MFPAARITDMHLCPMSSGPVPHVGGPILPPGAPTILIMALPAARVTDLCACVGRPDVIVRESATVMIMNLPAARVLDNCAHGGMIVIPGAPTVLIGG
- a CDS encoding type VI secretion system Vgr family protein, which gives rise to MLGVPIEILDNAQASSGTPYLIERLSRTMADEIHLNARAIPVCRTTVSAFPAGTTYRMRPVPERPKLPNLMLGRVVGPKGEEIHVDEYGRVKVQFLWDRLGEGDENASCWMRLSQAWAGSGFGIMALPRIGMEVIVGFLDDDPDHPVVLGCLHNNENKVPVALPENKTQTGIVTRSSTGGGSSDYNALLFEHKAGSEKVTFQAQKDYERLVKNNEKVTIKANRTLLIEGKQKYDVKGDYDLTVQQGNHKVEISKGKFDTKVGMGNMSVKVSMGNLSTKVNLGKIDSEAMQSIEFKVGTSSVKIDQMGVTIKGMMIKIEGTVMLEAKGLMTKVSGDGMMMLKGGIIMIN
- a CDS encoding ABC transporter substrate-binding protein, whose product is MALAVPGAASAQQEPIQIGILVALEGAFAEGGRDGIRGIELALRTVNNTIAGRRIETIIAPTDTRPDTAVRQARKLIEQDRVDFVIGPLSGSEGIAIRDYAKTVPDRTFINGASGALEATWVDPAPNFFRFHTHGPQWGAGLGEYVVRTKGWRRISTVAADYSFGHTNFMGFAIDVCRNGGDIVRRFWVPLGSADFAAVIAQLPDDVDAIYLGLGGTDAINFLNQYAQAGSKMNFIGGTIMADQTVLTSRGRAREALIGTPTSGMKSDENPDPAWQEFVQRYRAAYPEGQRFPSPTIFATGYYLSTLAAVEALKKGNGDLSGGQRAFQQALATLELDTPLGKIKLDETRQAMGPVFVNEVTARPDGTLDNRMVKGVDNVSQTLGLPVEEFRALGLPSRDTPDCARLRTRR
- a CDS encoding type VI secretion system Vgr family protein; translation: MLPIIQTEKRTMGLSSGPFPPDSLIPERVTGSESLCGLFSYDIDFLTDQTELKPAELLGKKLGLELGKGTPDRAFINGHVVRLSLGDYLGGNYGMAYRRISCRIVPWFWFLDHTTDCRVFQNRTVQEILETLFGDAGFTDDKFLLRGSLAPRTYVLQYNETDYAFACRLMAEEGLVWWVASTAETHTPIITNHNDGLRASGAQPLKLPPREASQVRNSFDSLRETHVWKPGKVAVSDSEFRAISTDLTTEKSSLLGLPLADKFEIFVWPGRFPTKGKGDSPAARSDGEPLATHLVEALESEATRLESRRIPTRRCSACRSRSSTTPKPQAERPT